The following proteins are co-located in the Robbsia betulipollinis genome:
- a CDS encoding antibiotic biosynthesis monooxygenase family protein, producing the protein MYIAMNRFKVAPGSETAFEELWASRDSHLKEVPGFVEFHLLRGPRRDDHALYSSHTVWEDHAAFEGWTKSDAFRASHRNAGNGGAARPLYLGHPEFEGFEVIQTVK; encoded by the coding sequence ATGTATATCGCCATGAACCGCTTCAAGGTCGCGCCCGGCTCCGAGACGGCTTTCGAGGAACTCTGGGCCAGCCGCGACAGCCATCTGAAAGAGGTACCCGGCTTCGTGGAATTCCATCTGCTGCGCGGCCCGCGTCGCGACGACCACGCGCTGTACTCGAGCCATACGGTCTGGGAGGACCACGCCGCGTTCGAGGGCTGGACGAAGTCGGATGCGTTTCGCGCGTCGCACCGCAATGCCGGCAACGGCGGAGCGGCCCGTCCGCTGTACCTCGGTCACCCGGAATTCGAAGGCTTCGAGGTGATCCAGACGGTCAAGTAG
- a CDS encoding alpha/beta fold hydrolase codes for MLKHLSTLTLDIAYEESGADDGWPVVLLHGFPYDIHAYDDVAPRLVARGARVIVPYLRGYGPTRFRSAGTPRSGQQAALGADLLALLDALRIEKALLGGYDWGGRAACIVAALHPARVQGLVSVNGYNIQDIAHANAPQEPSEEYRLWYQYYFHGERGRQGLTAHRAAFCRLLWQLWSPTWRFDDATYARTAQAFENPDFVDVVIHSYRHRFGLVAGDPALEDIERQLAAQPPITVPCVTLDGGADGVQGPESSARDAPHFTGRHEHRVIDGVGHNLPQQAPRAFADAVLTVRDWTAPGL; via the coding sequence ATGCTGAAACACCTGAGCACCCTCACGCTCGACATCGCCTACGAAGAGAGCGGCGCCGATGATGGCTGGCCGGTCGTCCTGCTGCATGGCTTTCCCTACGACATCCATGCGTATGACGATGTCGCCCCGCGCCTCGTCGCGCGAGGCGCGCGCGTGATCGTTCCGTACCTGCGCGGGTACGGGCCGACGCGCTTTCGCTCGGCGGGCACGCCGCGCTCCGGCCAGCAGGCGGCGCTGGGGGCCGACCTGCTCGCCCTGCTCGACGCCCTGCGCATCGAGAAAGCGCTGCTCGGCGGCTACGACTGGGGCGGCCGCGCCGCCTGCATCGTGGCCGCCCTCCATCCCGCGCGCGTACAGGGTCTGGTGTCGGTCAACGGCTACAACATCCAGGACATCGCGCATGCCAATGCCCCGCAGGAGCCGAGCGAGGAATACCGTCTCTGGTACCAATATTATTTCCACGGCGAACGCGGGCGCCAGGGACTGACGGCGCATCGCGCGGCGTTCTGCCGCCTGCTGTGGCAACTCTGGTCGCCCACCTGGCGATTCGACGATGCGACCTATGCGCGCACCGCGCAGGCGTTCGAGAATCCCGATTTCGTCGACGTCGTCATCCATTCCTACCGACACCGTTTCGGACTCGTGGCGGGCGACCCCGCGTTGGAGGACATCGAGCGCCAGCTCGCCGCGCAACCGCCGATCACGGTCCCGTGCGTGACGCTCGACGGTGGCGCCGACGGCGTGCAGGGGCCGGAAAGCAGCGCCCGGGATGCCCCTCATTTCACCGGCAGGCATGAACACCGCGTGATCGACGGCGTGGGCCACAACCTGCCGCAGCAGGCGCCCCGGGCATTCGCCGACGCCGTCCTGACGGTTCGGGACTGGACGGCGCCGGGGCTATAA
- the recC gene encoding exodeoxyribonuclease V subunit gamma, producing MSNDARRDPNPSTNDLSPGFMVVHGNQPDALRALLVSWMHRYPLAPLENEVVLVQSNGIAQWLKLALARDADAGGCGIAAALDAQLPQRFIWQAYRAVLGEAAVPLTSAFDKSLLIWRLMRLLPSLSGEPVFAPLRRFLQRDTDCRRRYQLAERLADLFDQYQVYRADWLAGWARGEDDIVTSRQGRQPIPDTLLWQPRLWRALREDVGAEQAGTSRAEVHQRFLDVAGGRAHAARPPGLPRRLLVFGISSLPQQALEVLSGLANWMQVLMCVHNPCEHYWANIIADKDLLRGARLRQSRKQGMPEQIDETQLHLYAHPLLAAWGKQGRDYIGLLDAHDERERYEQRFIEISQRIDLFESNGDATLLQQLQDDILALRPLGETRALWPAVDPAVDHSIRFHVAHSPQREVEVLHDQLLAAFGADPTLRPRDVIVMVPDINAYAPHIQAVFGLFDTRDRRTLPFRIADQGQRHHDPLVGALEKLLGLPQSRLAVSDVLDLLEVPALRRRFGIEEADLPLLHRWISAANIRWGLHAEQRHSLDLPDALEQNSWFFGVRRMLLGYAVGAGDAWRAIEPLDEIGGLDAVLLGPLVHLLDTLDAQWRQLRTPATPAEWYARLHGLLDAFFLADDGDDGFTLLRLDGALQDWLDACVAGGLAETLPLSVVREHWLQQIDETGLSQPFFAGAVTFATLMPMRAIPFRHLCLLGMNDGDYPRSRVAMDFDLMSRDYRPGDRSRREDDRYLFLEALLSARDHLHISWVGNSIHDNTERPPSVLVAQLRDHLAAGWRLARGSGDDGGEDGGGEDDGSEGGGEASSGGEAPRAPEAATGLLDALTLTHRLQPFNRDYFSDAADPRLFSFAREWRDGLAAQEADGGAANEQDARDGAARERHVGPLPAFDWNGTVTLRQLADFVKDPVRAFFRLRLNVAFETVDPVSEDQEPFALDALENWQLQDELIQAQLSAVEDDASRGAALAAQLERIGRRGELPAAHFAGAVGARLVEPMDKLFNEYRDALANWPDLAPDEPVEYVEPGVTPEAAPGTGDGAGTGGITPLHLSDWLGGWRRNAAGERGRVLLESSGLVRKGAYRRDRLIPFWITHVAGHLCGEALTTVIVSKAGTVTLPRLTQQQVRSYWDALLAAWRAGMTRPLPLALRTGFAWLEKGGTAHVAGAAADIDGTAVHGAAREAARDCYEMNDPDYGRFGERDSNPYLLRAYPSFDALWSDGEFATLAEALLRPVFDHVGARAAARQHASTAPRTDTDA from the coding sequence ATGAGCAACGACGCGCGGCGCGATCCCAACCCATCGACGAACGACCTGAGCCCCGGCTTCATGGTGGTGCACGGCAATCAGCCCGACGCGCTGCGGGCGCTGCTCGTGAGCTGGATGCACCGCTATCCGCTTGCGCCGCTCGAGAACGAGGTGGTGCTGGTGCAGAGCAATGGCATCGCGCAATGGCTGAAGCTGGCGCTCGCGCGCGATGCCGATGCCGGCGGCTGCGGCATCGCGGCCGCGCTCGACGCCCAGTTGCCGCAGCGCTTCATCTGGCAGGCGTATCGCGCGGTGCTTGGCGAGGCCGCGGTGCCCCTCACCTCGGCGTTCGACAAATCGCTGCTGATCTGGCGATTGATGCGGCTGCTGCCGTCGCTGTCCGGGGAGCCGGTGTTCGCGCCGTTGCGGCGCTTCCTGCAGCGCGACACCGATTGCCGACGCCGCTACCAGCTGGCCGAACGCCTCGCCGATCTGTTCGACCAGTACCAGGTATATCGCGCCGACTGGCTCGCCGGCTGGGCGCGCGGCGAAGACGATATCGTCACCAGCCGCCAGGGGCGGCAGCCGATACCCGACACCCTGCTCTGGCAGCCGCGGCTATGGCGCGCGTTGCGCGAGGACGTGGGTGCCGAACAGGCGGGCACCAGCCGCGCCGAGGTGCACCAGCGCTTTCTCGACGTGGCGGGCGGGCGCGCACACGCGGCGCGCCCGCCCGGGCTGCCGCGCCGCCTGCTGGTCTTCGGCATTTCGTCGCTGCCGCAGCAGGCGCTCGAGGTGCTGTCCGGGCTCGCGAACTGGATGCAGGTGCTGATGTGCGTGCACAACCCCTGCGAGCACTACTGGGCGAACATCATCGCCGACAAGGACCTGCTGCGCGGCGCGCGCCTGCGCCAGTCGCGCAAGCAGGGCATGCCCGAGCAGATCGACGAGACGCAGCTGCATCTGTACGCCCACCCGCTGCTGGCGGCCTGGGGCAAGCAGGGGCGCGACTATATCGGCCTGCTCGATGCGCACGACGAGCGCGAGCGTTATGAACAGCGCTTCATCGAGATCAGCCAGCGCATCGATTTGTTCGAATCGAATGGCGACGCCACGCTGTTGCAGCAGTTGCAGGACGACATCCTCGCGTTGCGGCCGCTGGGCGAGACGCGAGCATTGTGGCCGGCGGTGGACCCGGCGGTCGACCACTCGATCCGTTTCCACGTTGCGCACAGCCCGCAGCGCGAGGTCGAGGTACTGCACGACCAGCTGCTGGCCGCGTTCGGCGCGGATCCGACCCTGCGGCCGCGCGACGTCATCGTGATGGTGCCCGACATCAATGCGTACGCGCCGCATATCCAGGCGGTGTTCGGTCTGTTCGACACGCGGGACCGCCGCACGCTGCCGTTTCGCATCGCCGACCAGGGGCAACGGCATCACGATCCGCTGGTGGGCGCGCTGGAAAAGCTGCTCGGCCTGCCGCAGTCGCGCCTGGCGGTCAGCGACGTGCTCGATCTGCTCGAGGTGCCCGCGCTGCGCCGGCGCTTCGGCATCGAGGAGGCGGACTTGCCGTTGCTGCACCGCTGGATCTCCGCCGCGAACATCCGTTGGGGCCTGCACGCCGAACAGCGGCACAGTCTCGACCTGCCCGATGCGCTCGAACAGAACAGCTGGTTCTTCGGCGTGCGGCGGATGCTGCTCGGTTATGCGGTGGGCGCGGGCGACGCGTGGCGCGCGATCGAACCGCTCGACGAGATCGGCGGCCTGGACGCCGTGTTGCTCGGGCCGCTGGTCCACTTGCTCGATACGCTCGATGCGCAGTGGCGGCAACTGCGCACGCCGGCGACGCCCGCCGAGTGGTATGCGCGCCTGCACGGGCTGCTCGACGCGTTTTTTCTTGCCGACGACGGCGACGACGGGTTCACGCTGCTGCGGCTGGATGGCGCGCTGCAGGACTGGCTGGACGCCTGCGTCGCCGGGGGGCTGGCGGAGACGTTGCCGTTGTCGGTGGTGCGTGAGCACTGGCTGCAACAGATCGACGAAACCGGCTTGAGCCAGCCGTTTTTCGCGGGGGCGGTGACGTTCGCGACCTTGATGCCGATGCGCGCGATCCCGTTCCGGCATCTGTGCCTGCTCGGCATGAACGACGGCGACTATCCGCGCTCGCGCGTCGCGATGGACTTCGACCTGATGAGCCGCGACTATCGCCCCGGCGACCGGTCGCGGCGCGAGGACGACCGCTATCTGTTCCTCGAGGCGCTGCTCTCGGCACGCGATCACCTGCATATCAGCTGGGTGGGCAACAGCATCCATGACAACACCGAGCGGCCGCCCTCGGTGCTGGTCGCGCAATTGCGCGATCACCTCGCCGCGGGCTGGCGGCTGGCGCGCGGCAGTGGGGATGACGGCGGGGAGGATGGCGGCGGGGAGGATGACGGCAGTGAGGGTGGCGGCGAAGCATCGTCCGGCGGGGAAGCGCCGCGTGCGCCCGAAGCGGCCACGGGGCTGCTCGACGCGCTGACGCTGACGCACCGGCTGCAACCATTCAATCGCGACTATTTCAGCGATGCCGCGGACCCGCGCCTGTTCAGCTTCGCACGCGAATGGCGCGACGGGCTCGCCGCGCAGGAAGCCGACGGCGGCGCAGCGAACGAGCAGGATGCGCGGGACGGGGCCGCCCGGGAACGCCATGTCGGACCCCTGCCGGCATTCGACTGGAACGGGACGGTCACGCTGCGGCAGCTCGCCGATTTCGTCAAGGATCCGGTGCGCGCATTCTTTCGCCTGCGTCTGAACGTCGCGTTCGAGACGGTCGATCCGGTCAGCGAGGATCAGGAACCGTTCGCGCTCGACGCGCTGGAGAACTGGCAACTCCAGGACGAATTGATCCAGGCGCAATTGTCTGCGGTGGAGGACGACGCGTCCCGCGGGGCGGCGCTGGCCGCGCAACTCGAACGCATCGGCCGGCGCGGCGAATTGCCGGCCGCGCATTTCGCGGGGGCCGTGGGGGCCAGGCTCGTGGAGCCGATGGACAAGCTGTTCAACGAATACCGCGACGCGCTCGCGAACTGGCCGGACCTCGCGCCCGACGAGCCGGTCGAATATGTCGAACCGGGCGTGACGCCGGAGGCCGCGCCGGGTACCGGCGACGGCGCCGGAACAGGGGGCATCACGCCGCTGCATTTGTCGGACTGGCTCGGCGGCTGGCGCCGGAACGCGGCGGGCGAACGCGGGCGCGTCCTGCTCGAAAGCAGCGGGCTCGTGCGCAAGGGTGCGTACCGCCGCGACAGGCTGATTCCGTTCTGGATCACGCATGTCGCGGGGCACCTGTGCGGCGAGGCCCTGACCACCGTCATCGTCAGCAAGGCCGGCACCGTCACGCTGCCGCGCTTGACGCAGCAGCAGGTCCGGTCATACTGGGACGCGCTGCTCGCGGCATGGCGCGCGGGCATGACCCGACCCCTGCCGCTGGCGCTCAGGACCGGCTTCGCCTGGCTCGAAAAAGGCGGCACGGCCCATGTGGCGGGTGCCGCGGCCGATATCGACGGCACCGCCGTCCATGGCGCCGCGCGCGAGGCGGCCCGCGACTGTTACGAAATGAACGATCCCGACTACGGCCGCTTCGGCGAACGCGACAGCAATCCTTACCTGTTGCGGGCCTATCCGAGTTTCGACGCGCTCTGGTCCGACGGCGAGTTCGCCACGCTGGCCGAGGCGTTGCTGCGGCCGGTGTTCGACCATGTCGGGGCCCGCGCCGCCGCCCGCCAGCACGCGTCGACGGCGCCGCGCACGGACACCGACGCATGA
- the recB gene encoding exodeoxyribonuclease V subunit beta, producing MNPPRTAAPTRSALAENDAPPLALDPLRFPLHGSRLIEASAGTGKTFTIAALYLRLVLGHGGDAAFARALTPPEILVVTFTDAATKELRDRIRARLAQAAAYFLAGAAPKNDGNGDGSQGEAFDLDAWLDSDSELDADFDFDSLPDAGPAHGIDRDRGDAPAVAGDALLEALRDDHPPETWQGCARKLQLAAEWMDEAAVSTIHGWCHRMLREHAFDSDSLFTQTLETDQSEMLDEVVRDYWRTFLYPLDAQDVAAVLQWWETPDLLRRQLRNLLGHGALLGVGMAPAQALRQARDATANALAALKAPWTVWVDELRALLDAAVAAKQVDAKKMQRRYYEGWLASLQTWRDTMAQTTPDLTDIAWARLTPDGLAAIVKAGMTAPAHPALDAIAALPAQLAALPDARRDVLCHAASWVAERFAAEQERRAQMGFDDLLTRLDGALQGPNGARLAELVRQQFPVALIDEFQDTDPLQYRIFDAIYRVAHTPADLALILIGDPKQAIYAFRGADIHTYLSARRDTAGRHYTLGRNFRSTRALVAATNHCFMQAERRETGSGAFLFRRPHENPLPFLPVAAEGRAVRWRVDAADGAALTVWFHDAGEGGDGGGKSTGRGHYVQHFAHVCAGEIVRLLQLGQQGRAGFVADADGDDDALVPVRPGDIAVLVNTGKEAQAVRQALARAGVRSVYLSDKESVFDSASAGELQRWLAACAEPDDDRLLRAALGTATLGMSWAELDHLNNDEIAWENRVVQFRDYRTCWRRQGVLPMLRRLLNDFAVPRRLLAAGNERDLTDLLHLAELLQQASAVLDGEHALIRYLAEQRDAAGDEDDARKLRLESDAALVKVVTVHKSKGLEYPLVFLPFACGFRAVKAEDLPLKWHDDAHRLHVALSADAASLAAADRERLGEDLRKLYVALTRARFATWIGVAPLAELERGALGYLLGGGEPIAPGTLAAVLQAFRDGGGNGGEGNGGEGNGGEGNGGEGNGGEGNGGEGRVAIDIVPAPRPEARRYRPLHTATPLARERPLHLPPREPWWIASYSSLQIGAIETRDASFAGRDAGVPVAVADAGPARAGAATAAQEIFAEGADPDIPQMDIPPPAARAEGLHAFPRGPNPGSFLHGLLEWAAQTGFAAVHADPRNLDDLIARRCSLRGWTRWIEPLQAWLASLLGAPLRLGPDSAVRLADLGAGQEAGQGAGQGAGQGAGQGAGQGGSTGSGAYQVEMEFWFGVHAVDTLRLDRLVSSATLDGAPRPALLPNQLNGMLKGFIDLVFEHEGRYYVADYKSNWLGPTDAHYTLGAMRGAILEKRYDLQYVLYLFALHRLLRSRLADYDYDRHVGGAVYLFLRGSGADTQGLFCDRPPRALIDALDRLFSASAHDAGTEDDA from the coding sequence ATGAACCCTCCCCGGACCGCCGCACCCACCCGTTCCGCGCTCGCGGAAAACGACGCCCCGCCCTTGGCGCTCGATCCCTTGCGCTTCCCGCTGCACGGCAGCCGTCTGATCGAAGCCAGCGCCGGCACCGGCAAGACCTTCACGATCGCGGCGCTGTATCTGCGGCTGGTCCTGGGCCATGGCGGCGACGCGGCGTTTGCGCGCGCGTTGACGCCGCCGGAGATTCTCGTCGTCACGTTCACGGACGCCGCCACCAAGGAGCTGCGCGACCGCATCCGCGCTCGCCTCGCGCAGGCCGCGGCATATTTTCTGGCGGGCGCCGCACCGAAGAACGACGGAAATGGCGACGGCAGCCAGGGCGAGGCGTTCGATCTGGATGCGTGGCTGGACTCGGATTCGGAGCTCGACGCCGATTTCGATTTCGATTCCCTGCCCGACGCCGGCCCGGCGCACGGCATCGACCGTGACCGCGGCGACGCGCCCGCGGTCGCCGGCGACGCGTTGCTGGAAGCCCTGCGCGACGACCATCCGCCCGAGACCTGGCAGGGCTGCGCGCGCAAGCTTCAACTCGCCGCGGAATGGATGGACGAGGCGGCGGTATCGACGATTCACGGCTGGTGCCACCGGATGCTGCGCGAACACGCGTTCGACAGCGACAGCCTGTTCACGCAGACGCTGGAAACCGACCAGAGCGAGATGCTCGACGAAGTCGTGCGCGACTACTGGCGCACCTTCCTGTATCCGCTCGATGCGCAGGACGTCGCCGCCGTGCTGCAATGGTGGGAGACGCCCGATCTGCTGCGCCGGCAACTGCGCAATCTGCTGGGGCATGGCGCGCTGCTGGGCGTGGGCATGGCGCCCGCGCAAGCCTTGCGGCAGGCCCGCGACGCGACCGCCAACGCGCTGGCTGCGCTCAAGGCGCCATGGACGGTCTGGGTCGACGAACTGCGCGCGCTGCTCGACGCGGCCGTCGCCGCGAAACAGGTCGACGCCAAGAAAATGCAGCGCCGATACTACGAAGGCTGGCTTGCGTCGCTGCAAACGTGGCGCGACACGATGGCGCAAACCACGCCGGATCTGACCGACATCGCCTGGGCGCGTCTGACGCCCGACGGACTGGCGGCGATCGTCAAGGCGGGCATGACCGCCCCCGCGCATCCTGCACTGGATGCGATCGCCGCCTTGCCCGCGCAACTGGCGGCCCTGCCCGACGCGCGGCGCGACGTGCTGTGTCATGCGGCGTCGTGGGTCGCGGAACGCTTCGCCGCGGAACAGGAGCGCCGTGCGCAGATGGGCTTCGACGATCTGCTCACGCGCCTCGATGGCGCGCTGCAGGGGCCGAACGGCGCACGCCTCGCGGAACTGGTGCGACAGCAATTCCCGGTCGCGCTGATCGACGAATTCCAGGACACGGACCCGCTGCAATACCGGATCTTCGACGCCATCTATCGCGTCGCGCACACGCCCGCCGATCTCGCGCTGATCCTGATCGGCGACCCGAAACAGGCGATCTACGCGTTTCGCGGCGCCGATATCCACACCTATCTGAGCGCGCGCCGCGACACCGCCGGGCGGCACTACACGCTGGGGCGCAACTTCCGCTCGACGCGGGCGCTGGTCGCGGCCACCAACCATTGCTTCATGCAGGCGGAACGGCGCGAGACCGGCAGCGGCGCGTTCCTGTTCCGGCGCCCGCACGAGAACCCGTTGCCCTTCCTGCCGGTCGCCGCCGAGGGCCGCGCGGTGCGCTGGCGCGTCGACGCCGCCGACGGCGCGGCGTTGACGGTGTGGTTCCACGATGCGGGCGAGGGGGGCGACGGGGGCGGCAAGTCCACGGGGCGAGGCCATTACGTCCAGCATTTCGCGCACGTCTGCGCCGGCGAGATCGTCCGCTTGCTGCAACTCGGACAGCAGGGGCGGGCCGGGTTCGTCGCCGACGCCGATGGGGATGACGATGCGCTGGTACCCGTGCGGCCCGGCGACATCGCCGTGCTGGTGAACACCGGCAAGGAAGCGCAGGCGGTGCGCCAGGCGCTGGCCCGCGCCGGCGTGCGCAGCGTCTACCTGTCCGACAAGGAGTCCGTGTTCGACAGCGCCAGCGCGGGCGAACTGCAGCGCTGGCTGGCCGCCTGCGCCGAGCCCGACGATGACCGGCTGCTGCGCGCGGCGCTCGGCACCGCGACGCTGGGCATGAGCTGGGCCGAACTGGATCACCTGAACAACGATGAGATCGCCTGGGAAAACCGGGTCGTGCAGTTTCGCGACTACCGCACGTGCTGGCGCCGCCAGGGCGTGCTGCCGATGCTGCGCCGGCTGCTCAACGATTTCGCGGTGCCGCGCCGCCTGCTGGCGGCGGGCAACGAACGCGACCTGACGGACCTGCTGCATCTTGCCGAATTGTTGCAGCAGGCGAGCGCCGTGCTCGACGGCGAGCACGCGCTGATCCGCTATCTGGCCGAGCAGCGCGACGCCGCCGGCGACGAGGACGACGCGCGCAAGCTGCGGCTCGAAAGCGACGCGGCGCTGGTCAAGGTGGTGACCGTCCACAAATCGAAGGGGCTGGAATATCCGCTGGTGTTCCTGCCGTTCGCGTGCGGTTTTCGCGCGGTCAAGGCCGAGGACCTGCCGCTCAAATGGCACGACGACGCGCATCGGCTGCATGTCGCGTTGAGCGCGGACGCCGCGTCGCTTGCCGCAGCGGATCGCGAGCGTCTGGGCGAGGATCTGCGCAAGCTCTACGTGGCGCTGACGCGTGCGCGTTTCGCGACCTGGATCGGCGTCGCGCCGCTCGCGGAACTGGAGCGCGGCGCACTCGGTTACCTGTTGGGCGGCGGCGAACCGATCGCGCCCGGCACGCTGGCGGCCGTGTTGCAGGCCTTCAGGGACGGCGGTGGCAACGGCGGCGAGGGCAACGGCGGCGAGGGCAACGGCGGCGAGGGCAACGGCGGCGAGGGCAACGGCGGCGAGGGCAACGGCGGTGAGGGCCGCGTCGCGATCGACATCGTGCCCGCGCCCCGGCCCGAGGCGCGCCGCTATCGGCCGCTGCACACCGCCACGCCGCTCGCCCGCGAACGGCCCCTGCACCTGCCGCCACGCGAGCCATGGTGGATCGCCAGCTATTCGTCGTTGCAGATCGGCGCGATCGAGACGCGCGATGCATCATTCGCGGGGCGGGACGCGGGCGTTCCGGTCGCCGTCGCGGACGCCGGGCCGGCCCGAGCCGGCGCCGCCACCGCCGCGCAGGAGATTTTCGCCGAAGGCGCGGACCCGGACATCCCGCAAATGGACATACCGCCGCCCGCCGCCCGCGCCGAGGGCCTGCATGCGTTTCCGCGCGGGCCGAATCCCGGCAGCTTCCTGCACGGCCTGCTCGAATGGGCGGCACAGACCGGATTCGCGGCAGTGCACGCGGACCCGCGGAACCTCGACGATCTGATCGCCCGGCGTTGCAGTCTGCGCGGCTGGACCCGCTGGATCGAACCGCTGCAGGCCTGGCTGGCCTCCCTGCTCGGCGCGCCCCTGCGTCTGGGTCCGGACAGCGCCGTGCGGCTGGCGGATCTGGGAGCAGGACAGGAAGCAGGACAGGGAGCGGGGCAGGGAGCAGGACAGGGAGCAGGACAGGGAGCGGGGCAGGGCGGCAGCACCGGTTCCGGCGCCTACCAGGTCGAGATGGAATTCTGGTTCGGCGTGCACGCGGTCGATACCCTGCGGCTCGACCGGCTGGTGAGCAGCGCCACGCTGGACGGCGCTCCCCGGCCCGCCTTGTTGCCGAACCAGTTGAACGGCATGCTCAAGGGCTTCATCGACCTCGTGTTCGAACACGAGGGCCGCTACTACGTCGCCGACTACAAATCGAACTGGCTCGGGCCGACCGACGCGCACTACACCCTCGGCGCGATGCGCGGCGCGATCCTGGAAAAGCGCTACGACCTGCAATACGTGCTGTATCTGTTCGCGCTGCACCGTCTGCTGCGCTCGCGGCTGGCCGACTATGACTACGACCGGCACGTCGGCGGCGCGGTCTATCTGTTCCTGCGGGGCAGCGGGGCGGACACGCAGGGTCTGTTTTGCGACCGGCCGCCGCGGGCGCTGATCGATGCGCTCGACCGGTTGTTTTCGGCGTCTGCGCACGACGCGGGCACGGAGGACGACGCATGA